In Desulfomonile tiedjei DSM 6799, a genomic segment contains:
- a CDS encoding DUF3419 family protein: protein MQVNALSEKLFGLIHGNSLVYNTCWEDPRIDRMALDLTPQDRVMVITSAGCNALDYALKNPDRIYAVDMNPRQNFLLQFKIAGIRSLDFENFFSLFGNGYSPQSTEMYRDAMRRHLSPDARRFWDRKISYFSGKSWRSSFYFRGSAGLVAKTANYYIDYVAKARNHIEDILEAPSLEVQQRIYEDHLKRKFFSPFVRQLVKTNLVLYPVGVPAAQKDLLNRTYSGGVEKLLTDCLDYVFSRLPLSDNYFWQVYLNGKYSKSCCPEYLRPENFNRLKEGLVDKIEWFNGSVSDFLSQHDGSISRFVLLDHMDWLAANYREELYREWQWLVRRASSPARVIWRSAATGINFVNPLEVQIRGKSVLLKELLSYQTERAATLHQQDRVHMYSSFFIADLPEM, encoded by the coding sequence ATGCAGGTTAATGCTCTTTCGGAGAAGCTGTTCGGGCTCATTCACGGGAACAGCCTAGTGTACAATACGTGCTGGGAAGATCCGCGAATAGATCGTATGGCGTTGGATTTGACTCCACAGGATCGGGTTATGGTCATTACATCCGCAGGCTGTAATGCTCTCGATTATGCGCTGAAGAATCCGGATCGTATCTATGCTGTGGACATGAACCCCAGACAAAATTTCTTGCTGCAGTTCAAGATCGCAGGGATTCGATCCCTGGACTTTGAAAACTTTTTCTCGCTTTTTGGCAACGGGTACTCGCCTCAATCGACCGAAATGTATCGCGATGCTATGCGCAGACATCTCTCTCCGGATGCCCGGAGATTCTGGGACAGAAAGATTTCGTACTTTTCGGGGAAGAGTTGGAGATCGTCTTTTTATTTTCGCGGTTCTGCCGGATTAGTCGCAAAAACGGCGAATTATTACATCGATTATGTCGCAAAGGCCCGCAATCATATCGAAGATATTTTGGAGGCACCTTCTTTAGAGGTACAGCAGCGGATCTATGAAGACCATCTTAAAAGGAAGTTCTTCTCTCCTTTCGTCCGTCAACTAGTCAAAACCAATCTAGTGTTGTATCCCGTGGGTGTTCCCGCTGCACAAAAAGATCTTTTGAACAGGACATACTCCGGAGGAGTGGAAAAACTGCTCACCGATTGCCTGGATTACGTGTTTTCAAGGCTTCCGCTTTCCGACAATTACTTTTGGCAGGTCTATCTGAACGGGAAATATTCGAAATCTTGCTGTCCGGAGTACCTGAGACCTGAGAACTTCAATCGTCTCAAAGAAGGACTTGTTGACAAGATTGAGTGGTTTAACGGGTCGGTATCCGATTTCCTCTCCCAACATGACGGCTCCATTTCGCGTTTCGTTCTTCTGGATCATATGGATTGGCTGGCGGCAAATTATCGCGAAGAGCTGTACAGAGAGTGGCAATGGTTAGTGCGGCGTGCGAGCTCGCCTGCTCGCGTTATCTGGAGAAGTGCTGCGACCGGAATCAACTTCGTCAATCCTCTCGAAGTTCAAATACGTGGCAAAAGTGTGCTTCTGAAAGAACTCCTCTCGTACCAGACCGAACGAGCCGCAACCCTTCATCAGCAGGACCGGGTCCACATGTACAGCAGTTTCTTTATTGCAGATTTGCCGGAAATGTGA
- a CDS encoding HdeD family acid-resistance protein — protein sequence MPELSENQYGQSQEKVFGEVGRNWIWLLALGILFVILGFIGLGMTFAVTLASVLFFGVLLLIGSGAQFVEAVKCKGWKSLLLHVLIAFLYLIAGIGAIVAPLGASVMLTLMIAGALIFIGLSRAIMAFQMRKFGSWLWLLLGGIISVVLGGLILANWPVSGLWIIGLFVSIELIVNGWSYIFVALAARNA from the coding sequence ATGCCGGAACTCAGCGAAAATCAATACGGACAATCTCAAGAGAAAGTCTTTGGAGAAGTCGGGCGAAACTGGATATGGCTTCTGGCGCTTGGAATACTGTTCGTTATCCTTGGGTTCATCGGACTGGGAATGACTTTTGCCGTTACTCTGGCGAGTGTTCTCTTTTTTGGTGTTCTCCTGCTGATTGGCTCTGGCGCACAGTTCGTAGAGGCAGTCAAATGTAAGGGGTGGAAAAGCCTGTTGTTGCATGTGCTCATTGCATTCCTCTATCTGATCGCAGGGATCGGCGCGATTGTGGCTCCGTTGGGAGCCTCAGTAATGCTCACCCTCATGATTGCAGGGGCGCTGATCTTTATAGGATTGTCTCGTGCAATCATGGCATTTCAAATGCGAAAATTCGGCTCCTGGCTATGGCTGCTTCTCGGGGGAATCATCTCTGTGGTCCTTGGAGGGCTCATACTGGCCAATTGGCCGGTGTCCGGATTATGGATAATCGGACTTTTTGTTTCAATAGAGTTGATTGTGAACGGTTGGTCGTACATCTTTGTTGCTCTCGCAGCCAGGAATGCATAG
- a CDS encoding iron ABC transporter substrate-binding protein, which produces MKRLSFVLFGAFLGLLLVQGAVYAERVTVCDMGKRTVEISSSAQRIICLSPGTLRQIVYLGASDRVVGVEEFEKTRPSGRPYILAHPELTKLPTIGPGGPGSINKEPDLEAVLSVRPDVIFISYMEPSNADALQKKLGIPVVILSHGRFASFDALMYDSLRVAGKVLNAEQQAEKVISYIENARKDLQSRTEGIAENQKPTVYIGALGYKGIQGIESTDPSYTPLDWVRAKNLAKTVSQKDHLFTDKEKLLSWNPDIIFIDAGGLSLVKQDFQKKPEFYKELRAFRENKVFVVYPFNYYVTNISTAVADAYAIGKILYPDRFADVDIQAKSDEIYGFLYGKPLYKAMEESYGPLGSLLQLN; this is translated from the coding sequence ATGAAGAGACTTTCTTTCGTGCTGTTTGGTGCTTTTCTCGGGTTGCTTCTCGTTCAAGGAGCAGTTTATGCGGAAAGAGTTACCGTATGCGACATGGGAAAACGGACTGTTGAAATATCGTCAAGCGCGCAGAGGATTATCTGTCTGAGTCCTGGAACCCTGAGACAGATTGTGTATCTCGGTGCATCCGATCGAGTGGTTGGAGTCGAAGAATTCGAGAAGACGCGTCCCTCCGGCAGACCATACATTCTAGCACATCCCGAGCTGACGAAGTTGCCGACTATCGGTCCCGGCGGTCCTGGGAGTATCAACAAGGAACCGGACCTGGAAGCGGTCCTCTCCGTTCGTCCGGATGTGATCTTTATTTCCTATATGGAGCCGTCCAATGCGGATGCACTGCAAAAGAAGCTGGGCATTCCGGTAGTTATTCTCTCCCACGGCAGGTTCGCCTCCTTCGACGCACTCATGTACGATTCGCTGAGGGTTGCGGGAAAAGTCCTTAACGCGGAACAGCAAGCAGAAAAGGTGATCTCGTACATTGAAAACGCAAGGAAGGATCTTCAATCCCGCACCGAAGGAATTGCCGAAAATCAGAAACCCACGGTTTACATAGGAGCCCTTGGATACAAAGGGATTCAGGGGATTGAGAGCACAGACCCAAGCTACACCCCTTTGGACTGGGTCCGAGCAAAAAACCTTGCCAAAACGGTTTCACAAAAGGACCATTTGTTTACGGATAAGGAGAAACTTCTCTCGTGGAATCCAGATATCATTTTCATCGATGCTGGTGGCCTGTCACTGGTGAAACAGGATTTTCAGAAAAAACCGGAATTTTATAAAGAGCTGAGAGCATTTCGCGAAAACAAGGTGTTCGTGGTCTATCCGTTCAACTATTATGTTACGAACATCAGCACAGCCGTTGCCGATGCGTACGCCATAGGAAAGATTTTGTACCCCGACCGTTTTGCAGATGTTGATATTCAAGCGAAATCCGATGAGATTTACGGATTTCTGTACGGGAAGCCCCTTTACAAAGCCATGGAAGAATCCTACGGACCTCTTGGAAGCTTACTGCAATTGAACTAG
- a CDS encoding efflux RND transporter permease subunit, whose product MFSRFFIERPIFASVISIVIVFAGAVAILSLPIAQYPEIVPPVVQVKAYYPGADPQVIAETVAAPIEQQVNGVENMLYMSSQSSADGSYTLNVTFELGTDIDMNTVLTQNRVSAALSQLPEEVQRQGVTTKKVSSALVAVISFYSPEGRYDDLFITNYLTINVKDVLSRIRGVGDISTFPTKDYSMRIWLDPDKLRARGITVDDVVKALRQQNVQVASGQLGQPPVPKDQAYQINVNTLGRLTDVEQFSDIIIKTGEGTRAIRVKDVARVDLGGKAYDFQSLFNGQPAATLIVYQSPGSNAIEVTENLTKAMDELKKTFPQGLEYRVIYKISDFIDASIHEVIKTLFEAFLLVVIVVFVFLQNWRATLIPLIAIPVSLIGTFAVMPFMGFSINMVTLFGLVLAIGIVVDDAIVVVENVERNMAEHGMNPKEAAIRSMEEVTGAIIGTTLVLMAVFVPPAFMGGITGQLFRQFSLTIAISTFFSALNALTMSPAMCALILKPGHGSKNFFFRGFNTVFDRTTNWYTRVVSAAIRRIGIAMILFVGLVVIGVLAFQKIPGGFLPLEDDGLVLVNVQMPDGATLNRTYETAQAVGKVLDRTDGVESWGALIGYSMIDSARSNLATFFVPLKPWEERLAKGRSRDVIMKELYAQFQKIPEGTIFPFTLPPVIGLGTGGGFEMQLLDKANLGFPALQEAGNELARSANSQPDLTSVVATFRATYPAVYLDIDRTKALALKVPLESVFDTLQTYLGSAYVNDFTKFSRTWQVRAQAESAFRRNPEDISQLYVRSSEGKMIPLGTLVSARYEVGPMRVDRYNLFPTSKVMGSPAPGFSSGQALDTMEQLAKKVLPPGMSFEWTNMAFEEKKSAGKGSIVFLVAIFVVILVLAALYESWTDPLAVVLIVPLAVLGSAIGLLIAGLDNNLYTQVGLVLLVGLSAKNAILIVEFARDTRAKGKGLYEAVVEASKLRFRPILMTSFAFILGVLPLVSASGAGAVSRVSVGTVVFAGMLGVTILGVFFTPALYVLMQGRRKNEYQPPQG is encoded by the coding sequence ATGTTCAGTCGTTTTTTTATTGAAAGACCCATATTCGCCTCAGTCATCTCGATCGTCATCGTATTCGCCGGTGCAGTTGCCATTTTGTCACTTCCAATTGCGCAGTATCCGGAAATCGTACCTCCGGTAGTACAAGTAAAAGCTTACTACCCTGGAGCGGACCCGCAAGTAATCGCAGAGACGGTCGCAGCCCCTATCGAGCAACAGGTGAACGGCGTTGAGAACATGCTTTATATGTCGAGCCAGAGCTCCGCTGACGGCTCGTACACGCTGAACGTAACCTTCGAGTTAGGAACGGATATCGATATGAATACGGTTCTCACACAGAACCGTGTATCGGCAGCTCTCTCGCAATTACCGGAAGAAGTTCAACGGCAAGGAGTCACGACCAAGAAAGTGTCCAGCGCACTTGTGGCAGTCATTTCTTTCTATTCTCCGGAAGGCCGATACGACGATCTCTTCATCACAAATTATCTCACCATTAACGTAAAAGACGTCCTTTCGAGAATACGAGGCGTGGGGGACATTTCGACGTTCCCTACCAAGGATTATTCCATGCGTATCTGGCTGGACCCGGATAAACTGCGTGCACGAGGCATAACGGTGGATGATGTAGTAAAAGCCTTGCGGCAGCAGAATGTGCAGGTTGCTTCCGGCCAGTTGGGACAGCCTCCGGTTCCCAAGGATCAAGCCTACCAGATCAACGTGAACACCCTGGGACGGCTCACCGATGTTGAGCAATTTTCTGATATCATTATTAAAACCGGCGAAGGCACTCGGGCCATTCGAGTCAAGGATGTCGCGCGGGTCGATCTGGGCGGCAAAGCTTACGATTTCCAGTCGTTGTTCAACGGCCAGCCTGCAGCCACTCTGATCGTGTATCAATCTCCAGGTTCCAATGCTATCGAAGTTACCGAGAATTTGACCAAAGCGATGGATGAACTCAAGAAGACTTTCCCGCAAGGGCTTGAGTACCGTGTGATCTATAAGATTTCAGACTTTATAGATGCTTCGATTCACGAAGTAATCAAGACATTGTTTGAAGCGTTTCTTCTCGTTGTCATAGTGGTGTTCGTTTTTCTGCAAAACTGGCGGGCGACTCTGATACCGCTCATTGCTATTCCCGTATCGCTCATAGGTACTTTCGCGGTAATGCCTTTCATGGGATTTTCCATCAACATGGTGACGCTCTTCGGATTGGTGCTTGCCATAGGCATTGTCGTGGATGATGCAATCGTGGTGGTGGAGAACGTCGAACGCAACATGGCAGAGCACGGCATGAACCCCAAGGAAGCTGCCATTCGGTCCATGGAAGAAGTCACCGGTGCGATTATCGGCACCACACTGGTTCTCATGGCGGTTTTCGTGCCTCCGGCTTTCATGGGAGGGATCACCGGGCAACTGTTTCGCCAATTTTCTCTTACTATTGCCATCTCTACGTTTTTCAGTGCGCTGAATGCATTGACCATGAGCCCGGCCATGTGCGCATTGATCCTGAAACCGGGGCATGGATCGAAGAATTTCTTCTTCCGAGGCTTTAACACGGTTTTTGACCGAACGACCAACTGGTACACCCGTGTCGTATCTGCTGCAATCAGACGGATCGGGATAGCCATGATCCTGTTCGTCGGACTGGTCGTTATCGGAGTGCTTGCATTTCAGAAGATTCCCGGCGGATTTCTCCCGTTGGAAGATGACGGACTGGTGCTCGTGAATGTTCAGATGCCGGATGGAGCTACCCTGAATCGGACGTACGAAACCGCACAAGCGGTAGGCAAGGTTCTTGACCGGACAGATGGCGTGGAAAGTTGGGGAGCGCTGATCGGGTATTCGATGATCGACTCGGCAAGGTCGAATCTTGCCACGTTTTTTGTTCCGTTAAAGCCGTGGGAAGAACGTCTTGCGAAAGGCCGCTCGAGAGACGTCATAATGAAAGAGCTTTACGCTCAATTCCAGAAAATCCCTGAGGGTACCATTTTTCCCTTCACGCTTCCTCCAGTGATCGGCTTGGGAACTGGTGGCGGCTTCGAGATGCAACTGCTGGATAAAGCGAACCTCGGGTTCCCAGCTCTGCAAGAGGCAGGTAATGAATTGGCCCGCTCGGCCAACAGTCAACCCGATCTTACATCGGTCGTGGCTACGTTCCGAGCGACCTATCCTGCGGTATACTTGGACATTGATCGAACGAAAGCACTCGCTTTGAAAGTGCCGCTCGAGAGCGTGTTTGACACTCTTCAAACCTACCTGGGATCGGCATATGTTAATGATTTCACTAAATTCAGCCGAACCTGGCAAGTGAGGGCTCAAGCTGAGAGCGCATTCCGAAGGAATCCCGAGGACATTTCCCAATTGTACGTCAGAAGCAGTGAAGGCAAGATGATTCCATTGGGAACGCTGGTCAGCGCACGCTATGAGGTCGGTCCCATGCGTGTCGACCGTTACAACCTGTTCCCCACTTCAAAAGTCATGGGCTCTCCGGCTCCCGGATTCAGCTCGGGACAAGCTCTCGATACTATGGAACAGCTCGCGAAAAAAGTCCTTCCACCGGGAATGTCATTCGAATGGACGAATATGGCTTTCGAGGAAAAGAAGTCTGCAGGAAAAGGCTCTATAGTTTTCCTGGTCGCGATATTTGTCGTTATCTTGGTCCTCGCGGCACTATACGAGAGTTGGACCGATCCGCTTGCTGTTGTTCTCATTGTGCCTTTGGCGGTATTGGGTTCGGCAATCGGCCTCCTGATCGCAGGACTTGACAACAATTTGTACACTCAGGTCGGACTTGTGCTTCTTGTCGGGTTGTCGGCCAAGAACGCTATCCTCATCGTGGAGTTTGCACGAGATACCAGGGCAAAAGGAAAGGGATTGTACGAAGCGGTGGTCGAAGCATCGAAGCTGCGGTTTCGCCCTATTCTCATGACATCATTTGCATTCATTCTGGGAGTATTACCTCTTGTTTCAGCATCGGGAGCAGGTGCCGTGAGCCGGGTTTCGGTGGGAACGGTGGTGTTCGCCGGAATGTTGGGGGTGACAATCCTCGGAGTTTTCTTTACTCCCGCGCTTTATGTCCTGATGCAAGGTCGCCGGAAGAACGAGTACCAACCACCCCAAGGCTGA
- a CDS encoding YybH family protein — protein MYKVMTSLCITLLLAGLVCAAEPGNPTKNDQEIRKAVEEYVQAYNQGDATTLASHWSRKGEFVSASGERLKGRDKIKPALEKFLQDNKGIQLKVALYDVEFKSSDRSVAKGIALVQRQGDEPEETHFTAAFVKEDGNWKLSSVDEEESSVPFATIAQLGQLEWLLGDWVDKDEDATVETSFRWAKNYGFINGTFRVIVDGRLDVEGTQVIGWDPEAKTIRSWVFDSNGGFAEGTWSGSENRWTVKLKSILPDGRKASSVNVYSYVDPGSFTWQSIGREVNGEPLPNINPVTVVRKEVRSAVSGATR, from the coding sequence ATGTACAAAGTTATGACAAGTTTGTGCATAACGCTTCTTCTTGCAGGCCTTGTCTGTGCCGCGGAACCCGGTAATCCCACAAAAAACGATCAGGAAATCCGTAAAGCCGTGGAAGAATACGTGCAGGCGTACAATCAGGGCGATGCTACGACTTTGGCATCACATTGGAGCCGAAAAGGTGAATTCGTCTCAGCTTCCGGGGAACGCCTCAAAGGAAGGGACAAAATAAAACCGGCACTGGAAAAATTTCTCCAGGACAACAAGGGTATCCAATTAAAAGTGGCACTCTACGATGTGGAATTTAAATCTTCGGATCGCTCGGTCGCAAAAGGTATTGCGCTGGTTCAGAGGCAAGGAGACGAGCCCGAGGAAACTCACTTCACAGCCGCTTTCGTCAAAGAAGATGGCAATTGGAAACTCTCGAGCGTTGATGAAGAAGAGTCTTCCGTCCCCTTTGCCACCATTGCTCAATTAGGGCAACTCGAATGGCTACTGGGGGACTGGGTAGACAAAGATGAAGACGCCACGGTCGAAACATCTTTCAGGTGGGCCAAGAACTATGGATTCATCAACGGAACCTTTCGGGTCATCGTCGATGGCAGATTGGATGTAGAGGGAACTCAGGTGATCGGATGGGACCCCGAAGCCAAGACAATTCGTTCCTGGGTCTTTGATTCAAACGGCGGTTTTGCTGAAGGAACCTGGAGCGGTAGTGAAAATCGATGGACGGTTAAACTGAAGAGCATACTCCCGGACGGTCGAAAAGCCTCTTCCGTCAACGTGTACTCGTACGTCGATCCGGGCTCGTTTACTTGGCAGTCAATAGGACGGGAAGTAAACGGTGAGCCGTTGCCGAATATCAACCCGGTGACCGTGGTCCGCAAAGAGGTTCGTTCAGCGGTCTCAGGAGCAACGAGGTGA
- a CDS encoding class I SAM-dependent methyltransferase, which yields MGAENGITRMKNMLQDLETLYHLVFKRMYGKTLQERLNSFYRGQESHYDSFRERLLSGRADLFNLVTLKPGSIWVDMGGGTGASFEALGTKMTMLKKAYVVDLCEPLLEMAQQRKKRNGWDNMEIIHADALSFILPGNEQADVLSFTYSLTMIPEWYAAIDRAAAMLKPGGCCAACDFFIGNPFRITEKQNPHNWTTRLFWRVWFETDGVFPSTDHVPYLSRRFEVQYYRQDRAKLPYLPLASAPYYLFVGIKPE from the coding sequence ATGGGCGCAGAAAACGGAATTACAAGAATGAAGAACATGTTGCAGGATTTGGAGACGCTCTATCATCTCGTATTTAAACGTATGTATGGAAAGACCCTTCAGGAGCGGCTTAACAGTTTCTATAGAGGGCAGGAGTCTCACTATGACAGTTTTCGCGAACGCCTCCTTTCGGGTAGGGCGGATCTCTTCAATCTTGTTACCTTGAAACCGGGAAGCATCTGGGTGGACATGGGCGGAGGAACTGGGGCAAGCTTCGAAGCCTTGGGCACGAAGATGACCATGCTGAAGAAGGCATACGTCGTGGATTTGTGCGAACCTCTTCTTGAAATGGCACAACAGAGAAAAAAGCGTAACGGATGGGATAATATGGAGATAATCCATGCAGATGCTTTGAGCTTTATACTGCCCGGAAATGAACAAGCGGATGTGCTCTCGTTTACGTATTCTCTTACCATGATCCCGGAATGGTATGCGGCAATCGATAGAGCAGCAGCTATGCTGAAACCGGGTGGATGTTGCGCTGCTTGCGACTTCTTCATCGGAAACCCGTTCCGTATTACTGAAAAGCAGAACCCTCACAATTGGACAACGCGCTTATTCTGGCGGGTTTGGTTTGAAACGGACGGCGTATTCCCCAGTACCGACCATGTCCCTTACCTGAGCCGCCGGTTCGAAGTGCAATACTACCGCCAGGATCGGGCCAAACTGCCATATCTTCCTCTTGCCTCCGCTCCTTACTACCTGTTCGTCGGGATAAAACCCGAATAG